The sequence below is a genomic window from Ciona intestinalis chromosome 1, KH, whole genome shotgun sequence.
TTACActttatacaatatatgtgtcagtaaaacaatcaaaatGGACATGAAATTACCACTTACCACACGTGTACATAAGAACGTAAACGAACATCTCGCCCTCAGGCAATCACTGACTGACGCATTCGAGAGAATGAGAAAAAGGCAGcaggtaaaacttttttctttttaactcGTTCATGCGTAAAGtacaaaatgacgtcatcatgtcAATAATATTGAGTATTGTATTGTAGTAAGTGTTCAATATTTTTGATACGTTTTGTGCTGTAAACAACTGTATTAGTGTATTTGTTCATTAAGAAACATTTGGATCGATAACAAGTCAACATATACTACCGTCGTggttttttaaaccttaaaaatGAGTTGgtaagtattataaaactttacaacaatgtaatatagtagggaggaAAAGATctggacaccttcagcacaaaatatctaagtatctttgtgttttaaacaattaacaacggtctatgggggtaatatggtgtaccatctttccccatcctactctTTATTCAGATGAtgtaaataaaacgttttcaAATCTGATTCTACTGTGCTGTAGCTATTCTCTTAATCTCTGATAGTGCTCCTTGAAGGATGCCTAAACTGCCATTATGAGctcataaaaattgtaatgtaGTCAAAGCATAATCACATATAAACAAttgtggtttaaaattaatttttttgcaggaATTTGTTTAATCGCCAAGCTAAAAGAAGCTTGGTGACAAAAACTACTGAACGAGATTTTGAAAGAGAATGCACAAAGATGCAACAGTTGAGTATTATGTTACATGTGTTAGCACCGGAGCACACTGGTTAGCACACCTGCCTCTGACCcattgggttcaaggcttgtctcTGCTGTAGGGGAATGTGTCTTTTTACCCAAACTACTGTATATACTATTAGGTGTCTTTAACGGGTCGCCGAAAATATGGGAAGATTAAAAGGGgtcataaacaaaaaagtttatatatgtaaatatataaatatttgtttattttgatctTTGCCACAGCTTAGAAGAGTGCAGCAAAAAAATCGCTAAGGATAGCAAAAGAATGGCATCTTGTACGAGTGCTTATGGTAAATCTGCAGGCAAGTTAGGGCATGACTTGTTGACTGATATGGGTGCCAATGGACATGAAGatttcaatttatttgatGCGGCAATGGCAAAACAGGACCAACTTGCTCAAGAAAAGGTAATGAATGTgctctttcttttttttagataCACGTTGTCTAGCCATAACACAAAATGGCTTAGGACGCATTCATACGCATTACATAGTTTCCGTTTTATATGGTGCAGATGGGGCTGGTATACTCTGGATATTATGCAGACCTGCTGcgtttaactgtattttataaataaaacccATTAAAGcgtgaaaataatttaagaaCATTTTATTCCAAGGTAAAAGGTATTAGCTGTTACCTAATTCATTTGACATAACACAACTGTGACAGTTGTGAATCTGGTGAGGCAGACAGTTATGGCAGTAGCCAGTATATAGTTTTGACCAAGTGTCCTCTAGTTACCAAGTGTCCTCAAGTTACCAAGTGTCCTCtctacaactttttattctattttcttgtcacaaaacaataaattataaaaccgtatcctcacaacttctaTGTACCGTCATTAATGACaagatcaagatatttggatattatgactAAACATATGccgtcttaccccacgctactatatatcaGGAATAACAAGGTACTTctgcaataaattaaaatataactgataATCTTTTGCAGTCGAACATGATGCACCAAGCAATGGTTGAACCTATGAAAAGATACACCACTATATTCCCCCACTACACACAACAGGTAAAAAGCAGGGAAAAAGTGTTGCAGGAATACAACAAAGTTCAGGCCAAGCTGGAAAAATATGAAGAAAGAGAACAGACTGGTGCCAACATTGTCAAAATACAGCAGGTAATATGTCTTTGGTGTATGGACCATGTACATGTCAGAAACATTTGTGGAATTTTAAGTGTTAATTATTATGTATAAGTATGATATAAATTacacaactgttttttttaaattaaagttaataaaaaaatatttataagtaaTACCAAagataattatattatttgtacaatattgttttttcactttttatttatctatggTCGAAATTTTACGCGTTGTTTCGTACACTTTACgagtgttttatacacctcgtgcacttTACCACCATGTAtggaactttgtgggtgattttttatgtCTGGCtcacaatttagacaacccattcaTAACCAacgggttggagcaattgccgtttagtggcttgcccaaggacacatacgcccataatggtagcactCAAAGTCTgaaacccataacctctaggTTGGAGGTATgggcgctaaccaactgtgctacagcaTTTTTAAGATTGATATATTGCAGATGAAAGCAGAGGTGCAACCTGTAAAAGAAGAATTTGAGAAAAAGAATAATTCTTTGTTAGAAGAGATGCCTAAGTTTTACGATGCTAGTATcggttacattcatccatcaCTTAAAACTATCGTTGCANNNNNNNNNNNNNNNNNNNNNNNNNNNNNNNNNNNNNNNNNNNNNNNNNNNNNNNNNNNNNNNNNNNNNNNNNNNNNNNNNNNNNNNNNNNNNNNNNNNNNNNNNNNNNNNNNNNNNNNNNNNNNtttaactttgttgttttgctgttgctttccttctcttcgttctttaaataacgtGATCTTCGTTTTCGAagaaataagtaaaaaatatgttatgatTTTGTGTGGCGATAGTAATTATATGCATTAGTGATTCAAACTATTAGGTACGTTGGAATTGCAGGGTGAAAAAGGCAATTGGGTTTTATGTATCTTAATGTTTGGATATATATCTTGTCTGATTGTAGTTAACTTGTTATATGGTTGAAGTGGTTATAGTAAATGAGAAACGGGACTTGCTTTAAATGTTACaggataaatataaattttttctacttatatatatatgtggtgCATTAATGTTGTATTAGCTTACATGGGAAAATGGATTTTTCATAATAAAGaagattatatttaaaatttgtagttGTTACATTTTACCATAGGTTTAAACAGGCAAAGAGaccaatttacatttaaaatatattataaattaagaCTCCCAAATTTGAATACAATAATAACAGcaatttacaaatgttttttttttatataatttaatatacatCTCAAAACAAGTGTTAAAAAATTCACATTAAAATGTTGTGTACTAGTACAAGAAAAATGTCATtaattcattaaaacacgattttgaaaccttttaaaaagtgaaaaatttaaaaaaacataaacaatctTGTATCGCAGTAAAACAGTAAGCATGGGcaatgaaacaaaaatctCATGTACATTGCGctgatttaatttaataatgaaaaatcCCTAAGCTTTTAAATAGatcaaaattgtaaaatgctttaaaaaagttgtataaataattttttaattttaaaaatagttttctgAGAATGCtggttttaaagatttttcaGAATGCTGTTTTAACTTAACCTATTTTTCATGGTAGCTATcgcaataaataaaacagtctATTTTATAACTACTGCATTTACAATTCTGCCTTTAGGAATGCTTTTAACTGAGTCACTTCTTGGAGGCAATTGAAGCAAAACGTCTGCTTCCACCATGGACATTAAGCGACTTATAATCTGCCGACCTGTAACGTCTGCCCATGGGACCATACCATCTCCCTCCCACCTTATAGTGGCTCTCTGATATTCTTGCAGCTTGCCGAGGAAAATTTCAGCGGACACCTTGAAGTTGGGTCGGGGTGTTTAGAGTTTTATTGGGAGTTTTTGTTGATAATGAGTAAACATAAATTGCTTGTTGCTTGTCTgataggtgtagcgaccacgcttattttcaaatatgaatgtgaatgaatgaatgcaacttactttatcctcgcatggccNNNNNNNNNNNNNNNNNNNNNNNNNNNNNNNNNNNNNNNNNNNNNNNNNNccttaaacccattacctgtgggtaacaggcaggcgcgctaaccactatgccacggcgccaattaaatgtaaacatgtttttaactgtaagcgtgttttataaactgttgttttgttgccaTTAGTATACTAAAAATTCAGTAAActaggaaatttaaaaaaatctcaagaaattaaaaaaaaatcaaacatgaTTTTTATCCATTAACTTGTATGacagaaaaatattacaaatactgacatactgtatatacactgtttattttatagaaaaatataacaaatataaattgtattgtctgtataaatagtaaatacttttttt
It includes:
- the LOC100185077 gene encoding bridging integrator 3 homolog, with translation MSWNLFNRQAKRSLVTKTTERDFERECTKMQHLEECSKKIAKDSKRMASCTSAYGKSAGKLGHDLLTDMGANGHEDFNLFDAAMAKQDQLAQEKSNMMHQAMVEPMKRYTTIFPHYTQQVKSREKVLQEYNKVQAKLEKYEEREQTGANIVKIQQMKAEVQPVKEEFEKKNNSLLEEMPKFYDASIGYIHPSLKTILTCYMVEVVIVNEKRDLL